A region from the Tahibacter amnicola genome encodes:
- the pheT gene encoding phenylalanine--tRNA ligase subunit beta, with protein MKFSENWLRELVNPGVDRAELCHRLTMAGLEVEGVEELGRGLDGVLVGEIVECEKHPNADKLRVCKVTIGAEVLQIVCGAPNARLGLKAPVATIGANLPNGIAIKQAALRGVESFGMLCSAKELGIDADASGLMELAADAPTGRALAEYLALPDASIELKMTPNRPDCLGLTGLAYDVAALFGAPLSLPAAAPAPVSGTATRDVRLEAGADCPRYLGRVIEGIDATAVSPLWLVERLRRAGLRPISLVVDITNYVMLELGQPMHAFDNDHLQGAVVVRRATAGETVTLLDGNPATLDPGFLVIADDARALAIAGVMGGFDSRVTTETRNIFFESAHFAPPVIMGRARKLGMHTDASHRFERGVDPALPRVAMERATALLTQIAGGTPGPITEAVLPEHLPQRPAVGLRRARLARVLGMQVPDAEVERILGALGMQVESTADGWKITPPSRRFDIEIEEDLIEEVVRVHGYDRVPTCAPSGQLKLGLPPESVVAASRLREHLVARGYHEAVCYSFVAREWLQRWSQDTGAVALANPLSAELAVMRTALLPGLVEALRHNLNRQQERVRLFESARVFHQGAEGPNETRRLAAVVCGRAQPESWTADKRAVDFFDIKADLESLLALSGKAGAVRFEPLDRPDFHPGRSAAVVVDGVSIGVVGALHPRLAKALDLDQDVYAFEVDFDALAAGRLPSAAELSKFPMVRRDIAVVLPDSTPWSTVQAVVRQAIGEALTGLVVFDQYVGAGLGSGTKSLAIGLILQDSYRTLTDQDADHFVNSAVAALERECGGRLRG; from the coding sequence ATGAAATTCAGTGAGAACTGGCTGCGCGAACTGGTCAATCCCGGTGTCGATCGCGCCGAGCTGTGCCACCGCCTGACCATGGCAGGTCTGGAAGTCGAAGGCGTCGAGGAGCTCGGACGCGGCCTGGACGGCGTTCTGGTCGGCGAGATCGTCGAGTGCGAAAAACATCCCAATGCGGACAAGTTGCGTGTTTGCAAAGTAACCATTGGGGCGGAAGTGCTGCAGATCGTGTGCGGAGCGCCGAATGCTCGCCTTGGTCTCAAGGCGCCGGTCGCGACGATCGGAGCCAACCTGCCCAACGGGATCGCGATCAAGCAGGCCGCATTGCGAGGGGTCGAGTCCTTCGGCATGTTGTGCTCGGCCAAGGAGCTGGGAATCGATGCGGATGCCTCCGGCCTGATGGAGCTGGCCGCCGACGCGCCGACCGGGCGCGCGCTGGCGGAATACCTTGCCTTGCCGGACGCCAGCATCGAACTGAAGATGACGCCCAATCGCCCGGACTGCCTGGGGCTCACGGGGCTCGCCTACGATGTGGCCGCACTGTTCGGCGCGCCGCTCAGCCTGCCCGCCGCCGCGCCCGCGCCGGTGTCGGGAACCGCGACCCGTGACGTGCGGCTCGAGGCCGGCGCCGATTGCCCGCGCTACCTCGGGCGCGTCATCGAAGGTATTGATGCGACGGCGGTGTCGCCGTTGTGGCTGGTTGAGCGCCTGCGACGTGCTGGACTGCGCCCGATCAGCCTGGTCGTCGACATCACCAACTATGTGATGCTGGAACTGGGCCAGCCGATGCACGCGTTCGACAATGACCACCTGCAGGGCGCCGTTGTCGTGCGCCGTGCCACGGCTGGGGAAACCGTGACGCTGCTCGACGGCAATCCGGCCACGCTGGATCCGGGTTTCCTGGTGATTGCCGACGATGCCCGGGCGCTGGCGATTGCCGGCGTGATGGGCGGGTTTGATTCGCGCGTCACCACAGAAACGCGCAACATCTTTTTCGAAAGCGCCCATTTCGCGCCGCCCGTCATCATGGGGCGTGCGCGCAAGCTGGGCATGCATACGGACGCTTCGCACCGGTTTGAGCGGGGCGTGGATCCGGCCCTGCCGCGCGTTGCGATGGAGCGTGCCACGGCGCTGCTGACGCAGATCGCCGGCGGAACCCCGGGGCCGATCACCGAAGCGGTACTGCCGGAACACCTTCCGCAGCGCCCCGCCGTTGGCTTGCGCAGGGCGCGCCTGGCGCGCGTACTCGGCATGCAGGTGCCCGACGCCGAAGTCGAGCGCATCCTCGGCGCGTTGGGTATGCAGGTCGAGTCCACGGCGGATGGCTGGAAGATCACGCCGCCCTCGCGGCGCTTCGACATCGAGATCGAAGAAGACCTGATCGAGGAAGTCGTCCGCGTGCATGGCTACGACCGGGTGCCCACCTGCGCGCCCAGCGGCCAGCTCAAGCTGGGTCTTCCGCCGGAATCCGTCGTGGCCGCGTCGCGTTTGCGCGAGCACCTGGTGGCGCGCGGTTACCACGAGGCCGTGTGCTACAGCTTCGTGGCGCGTGAGTGGCTGCAGCGCTGGAGCCAGGACACCGGTGCCGTCGCGCTCGCCAATCCCTTGAGCGCCGAACTGGCCGTGATGCGCACGGCCTTGCTGCCGGGCCTGGTCGAGGCCTTGCGCCACAATCTGAACCGGCAGCAGGAGCGGGTGCGCCTGTTCGAGAGTGCCCGCGTATTCCACCAGGGTGCGGAGGGCCCGAACGAGACGCGCCGCCTGGCGGCGGTGGTCTGCGGCCGTGCCCAGCCGGAGAGTTGGACGGCCGACAAGCGCGCCGTCGACTTCTTCGACATCAAGGCCGACCTGGAAAGCCTGCTGGCCCTGTCCGGGAAGGCGGGGGCGGTGCGCTTTGAACCGCTCGATCGTCCGGATTTCCACCCCGGCCGCAGTGCCGCCGTGGTGGTCGACGGCGTTTCCATCGGTGTCGTGGGCGCCCTGCACCCGCGGCTGGCGAAGGCGCTGGACCTGGACCAGGACGTCTACGCGTTCGAGGTCGATTTCGACGCGCTGGCCGCCGGTCGGCTGCCCTCGGCCGCCGAGCTGTCGAAGTTTCCGATGGTTCGTCGCGACATCGCCGTGGTCCTGCCCGATTCCACGCCGTGGTCGACCGTGCAAGCGGTTGTCCGGCAGGCGATCGGCGAGGCCCTGACTGGCCTTGTCGTGTTCGATCAGTACGTCGGCGCAGGCTTAGGTTCGGGTACAAAGAGCCTCGCTATTGGCTTGATTTTGCAGGACAGTTACCGCACTCTTACGGATCAGGACGCAGACCATTTTGTGAATTCGGCGGTGGCTGCCCTGGAACGCGAATGCGGGGGACGGTTGCGGGGGTAG
- a CDS encoding integration host factor subunit alpha, which produces MALTKAEMAERLFLDVGLNKREAKEFVDAFFDVVREALEKGEQVKLSGFGNFDLRKKNQRPGRNPKTGEEIPISARRVVTFRPGQKLKVRVEAYAGSGQQ; this is translated from the coding sequence ATGGCGCTGACCAAGGCAGAAATGGCAGAGCGACTTTTCCTGGATGTAGGCCTCAACAAGCGCGAGGCCAAGGAATTCGTCGACGCGTTTTTTGATGTCGTACGTGAGGCTCTGGAAAAAGGGGAGCAGGTCAAGCTGTCGGGTTTCGGCAACTTCGACCTGCGCAAAAAGAATCAGCGCCCCGGACGCAACCCTAAGACCGGCGAGGAGATCCCGATCTCCGCGCGGCGTGTGGTGACGTTCCGGCCCGGACAGAAGCTGAAGGTCAGAGTCGAGGCCTATGCTGGATCAGGGCAGCAATAA
- a CDS encoding MerR family transcriptional regulator, with product MLDQGSNNELPVIPAKRYFTIGEVSELCGVKPHVLRYWEQEFSNLKPVKRRGNRRYYQRHDVLMIRQIRSLLYDQGFTITGARQRLDGQQQRNEVSISNQIVRQVRIELEEVLQILRR from the coding sequence ATGCTGGATCAGGGCAGCAATAACGAGCTTCCGGTCATCCCGGCCAAGCGCTACTTCACCATCGGTGAGGTCAGTGAGCTGTGCGGCGTGAAGCCGCATGTGCTGCGCTACTGGGAACAGGAGTTCAGCAATCTCAAGCCGGTCAAGCGGCGCGGGAACCGCCGCTATTACCAGCGTCATGACGTGTTGATGATTCGCCAGATCCGCTCGTTGCTGTACGACCAGGGCTTCACCATCACTGGCGCGCGTCAGCGGCTGGATGGTCAGCAGCAGCGCAATGAAGTGAGCATTTCCAACCAGATCGTTCGCCAGGTGCGGATCGAGCTGGAAGAAGTGCTGCAGATCCTGCGGCGCTAG
- a CDS encoding helix-turn-helix transcriptional regulator: MNCIQWRTDGSDPFPSWRDREDYLDRYGARAVLWVGDIRSVHNWGWSPAALCVALRGRLLAGNRGCAVEVGSNDVLVTEAGNGLRLEPTGSGETRVAMLWLPPPTARSRAQDPLPAFFADDAELAVALGRLIHAAQEPGGSMHLCLDLVLNLLAHRQLTLADTLRNCPGRSDRHRRQLYSRLLRAKNLIDHGQAVPLDLAALAEVASLSPSHFLRLFHRVFGASPHRYLVQQRMLRAHRMVVETAVPIGTIAQRLGFINRCAFARLFKQQFGLPATRLRRQASAHLRLGAPRLLQTLGSPSRVAYSPVSNAA, translated from the coding sequence ATGAACTGCATTCAATGGCGTACGGATGGTTCCGATCCGTTTCCCAGCTGGCGGGACCGGGAGGACTACCTGGATCGCTACGGCGCGCGGGCGGTCCTGTGGGTCGGGGATATCCGGTCCGTGCATAACTGGGGTTGGAGTCCCGCTGCGCTGTGTGTCGCCCTTCGCGGGCGTCTGCTGGCCGGCAACCGCGGCTGCGCAGTGGAAGTGGGTAGCAATGATGTGCTGGTGACCGAGGCGGGTAATGGTCTCCGGTTGGAACCCACCGGCTCGGGCGAAACGCGCGTGGCGATGTTGTGGCTGCCGCCGCCGACGGCGCGCAGTCGCGCCCAGGATCCGCTGCCGGCATTCTTCGCCGACGATGCCGAACTGGCCGTCGCGCTGGGGCGCCTGATTCATGCGGCGCAGGAACCGGGTGGCAGCATGCACCTGTGCCTGGATCTGGTTCTCAACCTGCTGGCACACCGCCAGCTGACGCTGGCTGACACTCTCCGCAACTGCCCGGGCCGCAGTGATCGGCATCGCCGCCAGCTGTACAGTCGTTTGCTGCGAGCCAAGAACCTGATCGACCATGGCCAGGCCGTGCCACTGGACCTGGCCGCACTCGCCGAGGTTGCCAGCTTGTCGCCCTCGCATTTCCTGCGTCTGTTTCACCGCGTCTTCGGCGCGTCGCCGCATCGCTATCTGGTGCAGCAGCGGATGCTTCGGGCGCACCGGATGGTCGTGGAGACGGCGGTCCCGATCGGAACCATCGCGCAGCGCCTGGGCTTCATCAACCGTTGTGCCTTTGCCCGCCTGTTTAAGCAGCAGTTCGGCCTGCCGGCCACGCGGCTGCGTCGCCAGGCTTCGGCGCACCTGCGTCTGGGCGCACCGCGGCTGTTGCAGACTCTGGGCTCGCCGTCACGCGTGGCGTACAGTCCTGTTTCAAACGCTGCATGA
- the pip gene encoding prolyl aminopeptidase: protein MTQAAAPRRDLYPDIEPFDTGYLAVSDLHNIYYEQCGNPTGKPVVFLHGGPGAGCNPKARRFFDPDHYRIILFDQRGCGRSTPHAELTDNTTWHLVGDIERLREHLRIDRWQVFGGSWGSTLALAYAQTHPDRVTELVLRGIFMLRRWELEWFYQQGCDAIFPDAWEHYLAPIPPAERGDLMSAYYRRLTSSDPEVRLAAARAWSTWEGATSFLYQDQAHITASGEDDFALAFARIECHYFVHGGFFDRDDQLLHNAARLRAIPAVIVQGRYDVVCPARSAWDLHRAWPEADLRIVPDAGHSALEPGITHELVSATDRFR from the coding sequence ATGACCCAGGCAGCTGCGCCGCGCCGCGATCTCTATCCCGACATCGAACCCTTCGATACCGGCTACCTGGCGGTGTCGGATTTGCACAATATCTACTACGAGCAGTGTGGAAATCCCACCGGCAAGCCGGTTGTGTTCCTGCACGGCGGTCCAGGCGCCGGGTGTAACCCGAAGGCCCGTCGATTCTTCGATCCGGACCACTACCGCATCATTCTGTTCGACCAGCGCGGTTGCGGCCGCTCGACGCCGCATGCCGAGCTCACCGATAACACCACCTGGCATCTGGTCGGCGATATCGAACGCCTGCGCGAGCATCTGCGCATCGACCGCTGGCAGGTGTTCGGCGGCTCCTGGGGATCCACCCTCGCGCTGGCCTACGCACAGACCCATCCGGACCGCGTGACCGAGCTGGTCCTGCGCGGGATCTTCATGCTGCGCCGGTGGGAGCTGGAATGGTTCTACCAGCAGGGATGCGACGCGATCTTCCCTGACGCATGGGAACATTATCTCGCTCCGATTCCGCCCGCCGAGCGTGGCGACCTGATGAGCGCGTACTACCGTCGTCTTACCAGTTCCGATCCGGAGGTGAGGCTGGCGGCGGCGCGCGCCTGGTCCACCTGGGAAGGTGCCACCAGCTTCCTTTACCAGGACCAGGCCCACATCACCGCAAGTGGCGAAGACGATTTCGCCCTGGCTTTTGCGCGCATTGAATGTCACTACTTCGTCCACGGCGGGTTCTTCGACCGGGACGACCAGCTGCTGCACAACGCGGCACGCCTGCGTGCCATTCCGGCCGTGATCGTGCAGGGACGCTACGATGTGGTCTGTCCCGCGCGCTCGGCCTGGGATTTGCACCGTGCCTGGCCGGAGGCCGATCTGCGGATCGTCCCGGATGCGGGACATTCCGCGCTGGAGCCGGGTATCACGCACGAGCTGGTATCGGCGACGGACCGCTTCCGCTAG
- a CDS encoding winged helix-turn-helix domain-containing protein — protein MSANVRILRPQDQTRFARLGDWLVDLASNRLLRGERELRPTPKAMAVLRQLMLAAGAPLTRAELLDTVWRDAYPTDDVLTHAITELRRAIEEDPKAPRHIETIPKVGYRLLTPVEWLEQLPGPPGQAADVPAAVTESRPEPPMRRPTALWVVIALLLLTAVLAPTIGNRGSIATGPGTRNRLLEQVTLPVRPVTAENDSETFPSISPDGTLVAYMTRYVDDDAPRIYLRGLSGSPPIRLSRTNGGEETYPVWSPDGSQIAFLRLSGDECRIVVIASLGGRERDVAACEPRNIDYFDWTRDGRALIVSRRRAEENAPPAGEEAKSLHLIVLDDGKITPLKYATNSHLPDIQPRMSPDGKYIAFRRGAVPYSDLHLVAAEGGNVRQLTRLRSRMRGYDWMPDSRHLLVSSDHEGVQKLYLLHIESGELLGLGVAGASYPAISRGRSLAVFQQDSADINLQSFRFDAAPDASGEGIASSTRGEAWPAFAPNDDRLVFVSDRGGDSQLWLFEPGARTSYQLTHHKTADLTAPNWAPDGRRVLYVARSNGHSRLYSVEVDSGQTRAESEESDNVRFGIYSADGQSIYYISDRGGAWNIWQRSLDRNTTQRLSDATAYNLSDRVGDGKIYFSSMSRNGIYAIDPATGTEELISSAVEYWNSNAWRVDPTGLYYVAAGSDMKSMLYFEPWSGGPAKLLRIFDGVMPDAGFTLDKDATRVVMPVVARDDTDVMLLDLALLGHEETAR, from the coding sequence GTGAGCGCAAACGTCCGAATCTTGCGACCGCAGGACCAGACGCGGTTTGCGCGGCTTGGCGACTGGCTGGTGGACCTGGCCAGTAATCGCCTGCTGCGCGGCGAGCGCGAATTGCGGCCGACGCCCAAGGCCATGGCCGTTCTGCGCCAGCTCATGCTCGCCGCCGGCGCACCGCTGACGCGCGCCGAGTTGCTCGACACCGTCTGGCGTGACGCCTATCCGACGGATGATGTGCTGACCCACGCCATCACCGAACTGCGCCGCGCGATCGAAGAGGACCCCAAGGCGCCCCGCCACATCGAAACGATTCCGAAGGTGGGTTACCGCCTGCTGACGCCGGTCGAGTGGCTGGAACAATTGCCCGGCCCGCCCGGGCAGGCAGCGGACGTGCCGGCCGCCGTGACCGAGAGCCGGCCGGAACCACCGATGCGCCGGCCGACAGCCCTTTGGGTCGTCATCGCCTTGCTGTTGCTGACAGCCGTGCTGGCACCGACCATCGGCAACCGGGGCTCCATCGCTACCGGGCCGGGTACGCGCAATCGGCTGCTCGAGCAGGTCACCTTGCCGGTTCGGCCGGTCACGGCCGAGAACGACAGCGAAACCTTCCCCAGCATCTCACCCGACGGCACGCTGGTCGCCTACATGACCCGCTATGTCGACGACGACGCGCCACGCATTTATCTGCGCGGGCTCTCCGGTTCACCACCGATCCGTCTCAGCCGCACCAACGGCGGCGAGGAAACCTATCCGGTGTGGTCGCCCGACGGCAGCCAGATCGCCTTTCTGCGCCTGAGCGGTGATGAATGCCGCATCGTCGTCATTGCGTCGCTGGGCGGACGCGAGCGCGATGTCGCTGCCTGCGAGCCACGCAATATCGACTATTTCGACTGGACGCGGGACGGCCGCGCATTGATCGTCTCGCGCCGGCGTGCGGAAGAAAATGCGCCGCCGGCGGGCGAGGAAGCCAAGTCCCTGCACCTGATCGTGCTCGACGACGGCAAGATCACGCCATTGAAGTACGCGACAAACAGCCACCTGCCGGACATCCAGCCGCGCATGTCTCCGGACGGAAAATACATCGCCTTCCGCCGCGGCGCCGTGCCCTACAGCGACCTTCACCTGGTTGCCGCCGAGGGCGGCAACGTACGGCAGCTCACCCGCCTGCGCTCGCGCATGCGCGGCTACGACTGGATGCCCGACAGCCGACATCTGCTGGTGTCGTCCGATCACGAAGGCGTGCAGAAGCTGTACCTGCTCCACATCGAAAGCGGGGAGTTGCTGGGCCTGGGGGTTGCGGGGGCGAGCTATCCGGCCATCAGCCGCGGCCGCTCGCTTGCGGTATTTCAACAGGACAGTGCCGACATCAACCTGCAGAGCTTCCGCTTCGACGCCGCTCCCGACGCCTCCGGCGAAGGAATTGCGTCATCCACGCGTGGCGAGGCGTGGCCCGCATTTGCGCCGAATGACGATCGCCTGGTCTTCGTGTCCGATCGTGGTGGAGATTCGCAATTGTGGTTGTTTGAACCGGGTGCCCGCACCTCCTACCAGCTCACCCACCACAAGACGGCCGACCTCACTGCACCCAACTGGGCGCCGGATGGGCGGCGTGTCCTTTACGTGGCCCGCAGCAACGGGCATAGCAGGCTGTATTCAGTGGAAGTGGATTCCGGCCAGACCCGCGCCGAAAGCGAGGAGTCGGATAACGTCCGTTTCGGCATCTATTCGGCGGATGGTCAAAGCATCTATTACATCAGCGACCGTGGTGGCGCCTGGAACATCTGGCAGCGCTCACTGGACCGCAACACGACACAGCGACTGTCGGACGCGACGGCCTACAACCTGAGCGATCGCGTGGGCGATGGAAAGATTTATTTCTCCAGTATGTCGCGCAATGGCATCTATGCGATTGACCCCGCCACCGGCACCGAGGAGCTGATCAGCAGCGCCGTGGAATACTGGAACAGCAATGCCTGGCGGGTCGACCCGACCGGCCTGTATTACGTTGCCGCCGGCAGCGATATGAAATCGATGCTGTATTTCGAACCCTGGAGCGGCGGGCCTGCCAAGTTGCTGCGAATCTTCGATGGCGTGATGCCCGATGCCGGTTTCACGCTGGACAAGGACGCCACGCGCGTCGTGATGCCGGTCGTTGCCCGTGACGACACGGATGTCATGCTGTTGGATCTTGCGCTCCTGGGTCATGAAGAGACCGCGCGATGA
- a CDS encoding ECF-type sigma factor — protein sequence MLLSRWREGDEAAAHRLMDELYPALKDIAVRAVRRCGNAGVLQPTELVNEAYLRLADNPANCENRAHFLAFVSRMTRNVLIDLMRERGAAKRGGGLEMITLRTDGDEQFAGPESTIDWLVLEETLQLLEKRDPMAARIVEMRYFGGMENAEVADVLGVSVPTVVRHWRFARAWLHSHL from the coding sequence ATGTTGCTCTCACGTTGGCGTGAGGGCGACGAGGCTGCGGCGCATCGCCTGATGGACGAGCTGTACCCGGCGCTCAAGGATATCGCCGTGCGTGCCGTGCGCCGCTGCGGAAACGCCGGCGTGCTCCAGCCCACGGAACTGGTCAACGAAGCCTACCTGCGGCTTGCCGACAATCCCGCCAACTGTGAGAACCGTGCGCATTTCCTGGCCTTCGTGTCGCGCATGACGCGCAACGTATTGATTGACCTCATGCGCGAACGCGGTGCGGCCAAGCGCGGAGGCGGGCTGGAGATGATCACACTCCGGACCGACGGTGACGAGCAATTCGCCGGGCCGGAATCGACGATCGACTGGCTGGTGCTGGAGGAAACCCTGCAGCTGCTGGAGAAGCGCGACCCGATGGCAGCCCGGATTGTGGAAATGCGCTACTTTGGCGGAATGGAGAACGCTGAAGTCGCCGACGTACTCGGCGTCAGCGTACCGACGGTGGTTCGTCACTGGCGATTCGCGCGCGCCTGGTTGCACAGCCACCTGTAG
- a CDS encoding serine/threonine-protein kinase, whose amino-acid sequence MNPLLSTAQWQVLQDAFDASSGLAPEAQAALVETLRQTDVHVADALAAMLDANRQWLDRTLQARAELAAAMAPSAVGTRIGVYRLTAEVGRGGMGTVYRGERADGQIAQEVAIKVLHAHSLDANTRGRFQRERDILAAFDHPGIARLFCAGETEAGEPYYVMEYLRGQSILAHCNERRLGIRQRLASFLKVCEAVQYAHGKLVLHRDIKSSNVLTDSAGAPKLIDFGIAKALATITGVTAEQTALQHRYFSPINASPEQVRGDRASVACDVYQLGTLLYELLCGSPIFDLRGLSPTEVERRICDEEPTAPSIAARSAALEVAQARGLQSTSSLARALRGDLDAVVMRALRKEPEQRYTSVEQLVRDIERYLANQPILAHRGSYWYRTRRFFRRNWRSITAASTTAIGITVFTTLLMAQVAQTRAQRDHAVAEKNRAEAVTNFLFEIFRFKPSNMLRMDTPVREVLARGQEMLDERFANDPRAAAQLATALGNLYMTLDDLETAEVLGRRALHFAQSMPKPDNAVTAEVYRQLAGTLFNRVRFDEAAQAAEQSLALFAKEGIGYETSWYAKVILLRIERRKDEPEGCRNIDRFVDELRPLVEKTPIGFGELTDMAAQCGPDSIERLARKERDLRQALGLLTSILGSDHDSVNKLKRRLGSVLVRMNRLDEAEQLEIALLPEHDRLYGSSSWASAFSLMELGTIAYRRHQNEEALRRFRQAEEIFQRVHKDRPHANLAAVHSAIARVFHYGLDQPGKAAPLYAQALRIGRVGYGSDSAHVRHIEADYGTLIHRTGEDVLAEPLLRHAVEGLPGYEAAGARARISLATIVQERDTLLAANLLSEAEFAVAPACAEDSRLGERLKILRSTLEKRLASSASAQRAARSRRISESEVKVDTQLSK is encoded by the coding sequence ATGAATCCCCTGCTCTCGACCGCCCAGTGGCAGGTTCTGCAGGACGCGTTCGATGCATCCAGCGGCCTGGCACCCGAAGCGCAGGCTGCGCTGGTCGAGACTCTGCGCCAGACCGATGTGCACGTCGCCGACGCGCTGGCCGCGATGCTGGACGCCAATCGGCAGTGGCTCGACCGCACGCTGCAGGCACGCGCGGAACTGGCCGCGGCGATGGCACCTTCCGCGGTCGGCACGCGCATTGGCGTTTACCGTCTGACCGCGGAAGTCGGTCGTGGCGGCATGGGGACGGTGTACCGCGGCGAACGGGCGGACGGACAGATCGCCCAGGAAGTGGCGATCAAGGTGCTGCACGCGCATAGCCTTGATGCCAACACCCGTGGGCGTTTCCAGCGCGAGCGCGACATCCTCGCCGCATTCGACCATCCCGGCATCGCGCGCCTGTTCTGCGCAGGCGAAACCGAGGCTGGCGAGCCCTACTACGTCATGGAGTATCTGCGCGGCCAGTCCATCCTCGCGCACTGCAATGAACGGCGGCTAGGGATCCGCCAGCGTCTGGCGTCGTTTCTGAAGGTCTGCGAGGCGGTCCAATATGCGCACGGCAAACTGGTCCTCCACCGCGACATCAAGTCTTCGAATGTGCTGACTGACTCGGCCGGCGCGCCGAAACTGATCGACTTCGGTATCGCCAAAGCGCTGGCCACCATCACCGGCGTCACCGCAGAACAGACCGCCCTGCAACACCGCTATTTTTCACCCATCAACGCCTCTCCCGAGCAAGTGCGGGGCGATCGGGCGTCCGTCGCCTGCGACGTCTACCAGCTCGGTACATTGTTGTACGAACTCCTGTGTGGTTCACCGATCTTCGACCTGCGCGGGCTCAGCCCCACCGAAGTGGAACGGCGCATCTGCGACGAGGAGCCGACGGCACCAAGCATCGCGGCGCGGTCCGCTGCGCTGGAAGTGGCGCAGGCACGCGGACTGCAGAGTACCTCCTCGCTCGCCCGGGCTCTGCGCGGAGATCTCGATGCCGTGGTCATGCGTGCTCTGCGCAAGGAGCCGGAGCAACGCTACACGTCGGTCGAGCAACTTGTCCGCGATATTGAACGCTACCTCGCAAACCAGCCGATCCTCGCGCATCGCGGCAGCTATTGGTATCGGACACGTCGGTTCTTCCGGCGCAACTGGCGGTCCATCACCGCCGCGTCAACCACTGCGATCGGCATCACCGTTTTTACCACGCTGCTGATGGCGCAGGTCGCCCAGACGCGTGCGCAGCGCGACCACGCCGTGGCGGAAAAGAACCGCGCCGAAGCCGTAACGAATTTTCTGTTCGAGATCTTCCGTTTCAAGCCGTCAAACATGTTGCGCATGGATACGCCCGTTCGCGAAGTGCTCGCGCGCGGACAGGAGATGCTCGACGAGCGTTTTGCAAACGATCCACGCGCCGCAGCCCAGCTGGCCACGGCATTGGGCAATCTCTACATGACGCTGGATGACCTGGAGACCGCCGAGGTGCTGGGTCGGCGCGCCCTGCATTTTGCCCAAAGCATGCCCAAGCCGGACAACGCGGTGACCGCCGAGGTCTACCGCCAACTTGCGGGTACGCTGTTCAATCGGGTGCGCTTCGACGAGGCCGCACAGGCGGCGGAGCAGTCGCTGGCACTGTTTGCCAAGGAGGGGATCGGCTACGAGACCTCGTGGTATGCAAAAGTCATCTTGCTGCGGATCGAGCGCCGGAAAGACGAACCGGAAGGTTGCCGCAACATCGACCGGTTTGTCGACGAGCTGCGGCCCCTCGTCGAAAAGACACCCATCGGCTTCGGCGAATTGACGGACATGGCCGCGCAGTGCGGTCCGGACTCGATCGAGCGCCTGGCACGCAAGGAGCGCGACCTGCGCCAGGCACTGGGCTTGCTCACGTCCATTCTTGGCAGTGACCACGACTCCGTGAACAAACTCAAACGCCGTCTGGGATCCGTCCTGGTGCGGATGAACCGGCTTGATGAAGCGGAACAGCTGGAAATTGCACTATTGCCCGAACACGATCGCTTGTACGGATCATCCTCCTGGGCCAGCGCGTTTTCGCTCATGGAGCTGGGAACCATTGCCTACCGGCGCCACCAGAACGAAGAAGCCTTGCGTCGGTTCCGGCAGGCCGAGGAAATCTTCCAGCGCGTGCACAAGGACCGGCCCCACGCCAACCTGGCAGCGGTCCACAGTGCAATAGCCCGCGTCTTCCATTACGGCCTTGACCAGCCGGGAAAAGCGGCACCGCTCTACGCCCAGGCACTCCGCATCGGGCGCGTAGGGTACGGATCGGACTCCGCGCACGTCCGGCACATCGAGGCGGACTACGGCACGCTGATCCACCGCACCGGCGAAGACGTTCTGGCCGAGCCATTGCTGCGCCACGCCGTCGAGGGGCTGCCCGGTTATGAAGCGGCCGGCGCTCGCGCTCGGATCTCGCTCGCAACGATCGTGCAGGAACGGGACACGCTGCTGGCGGCAAACCTCCTTTCCGAGGCGGAGTTCGCCGTCGCGCCGGCCTGCGCGGAGGATTCACGCCTGGGCGAGCGGCTGAAAATCCTGCGCAGCACCCTCGAGAAGCGTCTGGCCTCGTCGGCTTCGGCACAGCGCGCTGCACGGAGCCGCCGGATTTCCGAGTCCGAGGTCAAAGTGGACACGCAGTTGTCCAAGTAG